A genomic stretch from Elusimicrobiaceae bacterium includes:
- a CDS encoding OprD family outer membrane porin yields the protein MLLFSGTASADQFDLSEGAQFIRSGSVAGELRSYFMNRTFRAGSVQQANALGGNLTYETSAYQGLALGLALYTSQRLPFTPATACGTNLLGPGQESFAVLGQSYLKYRRGGTKLLLFRQEFNTPFMNRYDVKMVPVLYEAYTVENRSVAGLVLTGSFVTGIKTWNSTEFVSLPQAAGYTGVNRPAAMFGAVYSPGGSFSAQLWNYQVFDFLNTSYFQADRAFSPGPDWTFSLSAQAMGQTETGDAVAGRIKSAMFGVLGGARHGGLLFNAGYTQAAHGTNMVNPYASFPGYSSIMEEDCDLAGERAWVTHVDYDFSRAGAPGLLASYYHTQAFVAGGSFMSPHQFENNFIVKYSFAGRMQGLSVTGKAAYVTNSQSTGGVNYTDLRFITSYKF from the coding sequence ATGCTTCTGTTTTCGGGCACCGCCAGCGCCGACCAGTTTGACCTGAGCGAGGGCGCCCAGTTCATCCGTTCGGGTTCGGTTGCCGGAGAGCTGCGCAGCTATTTCATGAACCGCACTTTTCGCGCCGGTTCGGTGCAGCAGGCCAACGCGCTTGGCGGAAACCTGACTTACGAAACCAGCGCGTATCAGGGGCTGGCGCTGGGGCTTGCGCTCTATACGTCCCAGCGGCTCCCGTTTACACCCGCAACCGCCTGCGGCACCAATCTGCTTGGCCCGGGGCAGGAGAGTTTCGCCGTACTCGGGCAAAGTTACCTTAAATACCGGCGCGGCGGCACGAAACTGCTGCTGTTCCGGCAGGAATTCAATACTCCGTTCATGAACCGTTATGACGTGAAAATGGTGCCGGTGCTTTACGAAGCGTACACCGTGGAGAATAGAAGCGTCGCGGGCCTTGTTCTGACCGGTTCGTTTGTTACCGGTATCAAAACATGGAACTCCACCGAATTTGTCAGCCTGCCGCAAGCCGCCGGCTACACCGGCGTAAACCGCCCGGCGGCCATGTTTGGCGCGGTTTACAGCCCCGGCGGCAGTTTCAGCGCGCAGTTGTGGAACTATCAGGTTTTTGATTTCCTGAATACATCCTATTTTCAGGCTGACCGCGCTTTTTCGCCCGGCCCGGACTGGACGTTCAGTCTCTCCGCCCAGGCTATGGGCCAGACGGAAACCGGTGACGCTGTCGCCGGGCGGATCAAGAGCGCCATGTTCGGCGTGCTGGGCGGCGCGCGGCACGGGGGACTGCTGTTCAACGCCGGGTACACTCAGGCCGCGCACGGAACGAATATGGTGAACCCGTACGCGTCGTTTCCGGGCTATTCCTCCATTATGGAAGAAGACTGCGACCTGGCCGGCGAGCGCGCCTGGGTTACGCATGTTGATTATGATTTTTCCCGCGCCGGCGCGCCTGGCCTGCTTGCGTCTTATTATCATACCCAGGCGTTTGTGGCGGGAGGCAGTTTCATGTCGCCCCACCAGTTCGAAAACAATTTTATTGTAAAATACAGCTTTGCCGGGCGCATGCAGGGCCTGTCGGTTACCGGCAAAGCCGCCTATGTAACCAATTCGCAAAGCACCGGCGGCGTGAATTACACGGATTTGCGGTTTATAACGTCATATAAATTCTAG
- a CDS encoding carbon starvation protein A: protein MNSLTLLFAALCILAIGYRYYGLFLTVKVLGIDPARPTPAVTSADGHDYDKTNRYVLFGHHFAAIAAAGPLMGPVLAAQFGYLPGALWILAGVVLAGAVHDTVVLFASVRHNGSSLAEIARTEMGKTVGVTTSAAVLIILILSLAGLSIAVVNAMARSPWATFMVFSTMPIAVFMGYYLYRIKPGDVKGMSVIGVTLLFAAVLAGPHVAADPVLANMFDLSRNQVAVFLAIYGFVASVLPVWLLLCPRDYLSSYLKIGTIGMLGISIVFIHPQLQMPAVTQYIHGGGPIIPGSVFPFVFITIACGAISGFHSIIASGTTPKMIATESDIPFVGYGAMILEAFVAIMALIAACVLVPADYFAINSSPEVFKTLGLDTVHLPQLSREVGEQLAGRTGGAVSLAVGMAYIFSSIPFMEKMLGYWYHFAVMFEALFILTAVDAGTRVGRFLLQDAFGAVYPKFKSAHWVPGIVITSALFTASWAWMVFTGDISTIWPIFGTCNQLLAATGLVIGTVLIIKSGKTKYAWVTGVPACFMLLVTTTAGYQNIFGNFLPHKKYLLLWLSVLIMGLVCIITVAAVRQCYRLLTAKN, encoded by the coding sequence ATGAATTCGCTTACCCTGCTTTTTGCCGCGCTGTGCATACTGGCGATAGGATACCGGTACTACGGGCTTTTTCTGACCGTGAAAGTGCTGGGCATAGATCCCGCCCGGCCCACTCCCGCCGTCACCAGCGCCGACGGGCACGACTACGACAAAACCAACCGTTACGTCCTGTTCGGCCACCATTTTGCCGCCATCGCGGCGGCTGGCCCGCTTATGGGGCCGGTGCTGGCGGCCCAGTTCGGATATCTGCCCGGCGCGCTATGGATTCTGGCGGGAGTGGTGCTTGCGGGCGCGGTGCATGACACTGTGGTGCTGTTCGCATCGGTCCGGCATAACGGCAGCAGCCTCGCCGAGATAGCGCGCACGGAAATGGGCAAGACGGTCGGTGTAACCACTTCCGCGGCGGTGCTGATAATTCTGATCCTGTCACTGGCGGGGCTTTCCATAGCGGTTGTCAACGCCATGGCCAGAAGCCCGTGGGCGACTTTCATGGTTTTTTCCACCATGCCGATCGCGGTTTTCATGGGCTATTACCTTTACAGAATCAAACCCGGCGACGTAAAAGGCATGAGCGTTATCGGCGTGACGCTGCTTTTTGCGGCTGTTCTGGCGGGCCCGCATGTGGCGGCTGACCCGGTTCTGGCAAATATGTTTGATCTATCCAGAAATCAGGTCGCAGTTTTTCTGGCGATATACGGGTTTGTGGCGTCGGTTCTGCCGGTATGGCTGCTTTTGTGTCCGCGCGATTACCTGTCGAGCTATCTTAAAATCGGCACCATCGGGATGCTGGGCATAAGCATAGTTTTCATTCACCCGCAGTTGCAGATGCCCGCGGTCACCCAGTACATACACGGCGGCGGGCCGATTATTCCGGGTTCGGTTTTTCCGTTTGTTTTCATAACAATCGCCTGCGGCGCGATTTCCGGGTTCCACTCGATTATCGCGTCCGGCACGACGCCCAAGATGATCGCCACCGAGTCCGACATTCCGTTTGTCGGGTACGGCGCGATGATACTGGAAGCGTTTGTCGCCATTATGGCGCTTATCGCCGCTTGTGTGCTGGTGCCGGCCGATTATTTCGCCATCAACAGCAGCCCCGAAGTGTTTAAAACGCTGGGGCTTGACACGGTGCACCTGCCGCAGCTGTCGCGGGAGGTGGGGGAACAGCTGGCTGGCCGGACGGGCGGCGCGGTTTCACTGGCGGTCGGCATGGCCTATATTTTTTCGTCCATCCCGTTTATGGAAAAAATGCTCGGCTACTGGTACCACTTCGCGGTTATGTTCGAGGCGCTGTTCATTCTTACGGCGGTGGACGCGGGCACCCGCGTAGGCCGGTTTCTTCTTCAGGACGCGTTCGGCGCGGTTTACCCGAAATTCAAAAGCGCGCACTGGGTTCCGGGCATTGTCATCACCAGCGCGCTGTTTACCGCGTCGTGGGCATGGATGGTTTTTACGGGCGACATCTCCACCATCTGGCCCATTTTCGGCACCTGCAACCAGCTGCTTGCCGCGACCGGACTGGTGATCGGAACGGTACTCATAATCAAAAGCGGAAAAACAAAATACGCGTGGGTTACCGGGGTGCCGGCCTGCTTCATGCTGCTGGTGACAACCACGGCCGGATATCAGAACATTTTCGGCAATTTCCTGCCGCATAAAAAGTATTTGCTGTTATGGCTGTCGGTGCTGATAATGGGACTGGTGTGCATAATCACGGTGGCGGCGGTGCGGCAGTGCTACAGGCTGTTGACGGCTAAAAACTGA
- a CDS encoding glycerol dehydrogenase, which yields MISKTVFPGRYIQGEGALAELGREAARLGGHAFVLCSPSVLGKIIPTVKKTISEDIRITVAEFGRECTDREIKRVTEAAGNAACDVIIGMGGGKTLDTARIAADTLKLPVISVPTIAATDAPTSAVSVVYTEDGIFDRVISLSSNPQAVLVDTAVIANAPVRFLVSGMGDALATWFEAESCSRSCSLNVAGGQTSLTGLSLARLCYDTLLEFGEAAKTANEARCVTPAFEHVVEANILLSGLGFESGGLGAAHAIHNGLTALPQTHKMQHGEKVAFGLLASLFLTDKPAALINEVYYFCESVGLPTTFADLGLPARVSDTALMKAAAKACLPGESIHNEPMPVSASSVFAAMKAASAYGLKRK from the coding sequence ATGATTTCAAAAACCGTTTTTCCTGGCAGGTATATTCAGGGGGAAGGCGCTCTGGCTGAACTCGGACGGGAAGCCGCGCGGCTGGGCGGGCACGCTTTTGTTTTATGCTCGCCCTCGGTTCTCGGGAAAATAATCCCGACCGTCAAAAAAACGATTTCCGAAGATATCAGGATAACTGTCGCGGAATTCGGGCGCGAATGCACTGACCGGGAAATAAAGCGCGTGACCGAAGCCGCCGGAAACGCCGCCTGCGATGTGATAATAGGCATGGGCGGCGGCAAAACGCTGGACACCGCCAGAATCGCGGCCGATACCCTTAAGCTGCCCGTAATAAGCGTGCCCACCATAGCCGCGACCGACGCGCCCACCAGCGCGGTTTCCGTGGTATATACCGAAGACGGCATTTTCGACCGCGTGATTTCTCTTTCTTCCAACCCGCAGGCCGTGCTTGTGGACACGGCGGTGATAGCCAACGCGCCCGTGCGGTTCCTTGTGTCGGGCATGGGCGACGCGCTGGCCACCTGGTTTGAGGCGGAGTCCTGCTCCAGATCCTGCAGCCTGAACGTGGCGGGCGGGCAAACCTCGCTGACCGGGCTTTCGCTTGCCAGGCTGTGTTACGATACGCTTCTTGAATTCGGAGAAGCGGCAAAAACCGCCAATGAAGCCCGCTGCGTAACGCCAGCGTTTGAGCATGTGGTGGAAGCCAATATCCTTTTAAGCGGGCTGGGGTTCGAGTCCGGCGGGCTGGGAGCCGCGCACGCCATTCATAACGGGCTTACGGCGCTTCCCCAGACGCATAAAATGCAGCACGGCGAAAAAGTGGCGTTCGGGCTGCTGGCCTCACTGTTCCTTACGGACAAGCCCGCCGCGCTTATTAACGAGGTTTATTATTTCTGCGAAAGCGTCGGCCTGCCCACCACTTTCGCGGATCTGGGCCTGCCGGCCCGCGTAAGCGACACCGCTCTTATGAAAGCCGCGGCGAAAGCCTGTCTGCCCGGCGAGTCCATCCATAACGAACCGATGCCTGTGTCGGCCAGCAGCGTGTTTGCCGCCATGAAAGCCGCCAGCGCCTACGGGCTGAAAAGAAAATAA